GACCAAACTTACTGCAAAAGCTTTAGACAATAAATATCAGGCCTTTTTTACACCGGATGAAGACGGAGTTTATACTATTGTAATGCATCATACTGTACGTGATGTTTATGGCACAATGAAATTAGATTACAATTCGAGTGCTACTGTAGTTGTCGGGAATAAAACGGCAGGGAATTATGCTACTGCAAATAAAAATCAAATTGGTTTGTTTTCTGAAAATGCTGATGTAGCAAAAAAGAATGAAAAAATATCCGGATTTGCACTCTATGAAGGAGCATCTGCTAAAAAGACCAAAATTAAAGTCATTGCCCCAAATGGATGGGAAAAAGAATTATGGACAAACGATAAAGGAGAATTTTCTTTTACTCCAATCTGGTCAGGAAATTATATGGTTGAATATGCTCATACAGATAAATCTGCAGGAGAACACAATGGCAAAAAATACGATGAAATCTGGAAAATGGCCACTTACCAAATTACAGTAAAATAAAAATTCTTATTTAAAAAAAAGCGTAGTCTTTATAAAACCTTGCCTTAAAACAAGGTTTTTTTATATCAAAAATAAAGCACTTTGAATATTATCTTTATTTAGAATGAATATAAAACTCAAAGAACAAACACAAATTCTTAAGCAAATCTTAAGACAAAATTAATTAAATTTTAAGTGAGAAAATACCTTTATAAATTTTGTTAAACCCTTTGTGAGCACTTATATTTGCAAAAAACTTATTTTTATTAAATCTAAATAAATAACATGAGAAATAGTTTACTACTTGCTTTGTCTTTTATAAGCTTTGCAACTTATAGTCAAGACTATACAAGTGCTGACAATACCACAACTCTTAATGACACGGTAAAAAATAAAAAAGGAGAAATCCTAAACGAAGTAATTGTTACTAAGACTAAAGAGCCTAAACCAGTAACCGCAGTGCGCTCAGGTTTAAAACCAATGGATAACCCTCAATCTATTCAGGTTATTGGTTCAGAAGTTATCGAGCAACAACAGGCTATTAGATTAAGTGAAGTATTAAAAAATGCTAATGGTGTCTATGTGGGTTCTGCGCGTGGTGGTGCTCAGGAATCATTTTTCTCAAGAGGATATGATATGTCTGCCAACAATATGTTTAAAAATGGGTTCCGCTATAATTCAGGCTCTATTCCCGATGTTTCAGGTTTAGACAAAGTAGAGTTTCTTAAAGGAAGTTCCGCTTTATTGTTTGGAAACGTAGCTCCGGGAGGTATTTTAAATTTGGTAACAAAAACTCCATCTTTTACGAGCGGTGGTGAGATCTCAATGCAAATGGGAAGCTATGCTTATTACAAACCTGCATTTGATTTTTATGGCCCTCTTTCTAAATCTATTGCATTTAGAATTAATGGTTCTTATGAGAATTCAGAAAGCTTCAGAGATGTTGTAAAAAACGAACGTTTATATGTAAACCCATCTTTACTTTTCATCGTTAACCCAAGAACACAAATTACAGTTCAGGGAGATTACTTAACTGCAGACTGGACACCTGATTTTGGAACAGGGATCATCGGAAAAGAAATTTTAGATTTACCTCGTAATGCTTTTTTTGGATCGCTTTGGTCAAACGGTACTACTAAATCTTCAAGTGCATCGGTATTATTAAATCACGATTTTAATAAAAACTGGAAACTTAATTTCAATAGTTCTTATCAAACATACAATAGAACACAAAAATCTACTGCTCAACTATCAGGTTTAGATGACACCAAAATATATCCAACTCCAGGTTACTGGAACAGAGGATTAACCCAAGGGAAGAACTTAGAGCAAATTTTAGGAGATCAATTAAGCTTACAAGGAAACTTTAATACCGGATCTGTAAAACATCAAATTTTCACAGGTGTAGATTGGGAAAACTCATTTGCAACTGCTTATACATATGCTTTTAGCGAAGAAAAAGTAAAAGTAAACGGTAAGTATGATCCTAGTCTTTATGACACGATTTATCTTTATGATTTTGATCCTTCAACACAAAGAAATGATATTCCAAATGCAAGAGCAACACAAATAGGAAAAACTGAAACCAATCGTTTTGGAGTTTATTTTCAGGACTTAATTTCAGTTACAGATAAATTTAAAGTACTTGCCGGAATTCGTTGGTCATGGCAAGAAGCTGAAGTAACAACTTATAAAGAAACTTCTACTGGAGCAGGAAATCCTGAAAAGGCAGTACCAACTGTTACACCAAAGCGTTTAGACAATGCGTTTTCTCCTAAAGTTGGATTAGTATATCAGCCTTTAAAAGACATGTCATTATTTGCTAGTTATTCTAGTTCATTTACACCAAATACAGGAACAACAATTGACTTGCAACCATTGGAAGCTTCTATTATTGATCAATACGAGGCCGGAATCAAAAAAGATTTCTGGAATGGTGCTTTAAGTACAAATGTAACAGTTTACCAAATTACAAATAGCAATTTAGCGCAAACTGCAGAATTTCTGGCAGATGGGACCACTTTAAATACAGATACAACCAAAAAGACTTTGGGTGGTGGAACAAAAAGTAAAGGAGTTGAAATTGATATTACTGCAAAACCTGTTGAAGGATTAAGCATCATTGGAGGTTACAGCTACAACGATATGCGTTACACTAATACATCTGGGACTAACGGAAGTTTTGTTGAAGGAGACCGTGTAGCGAGAACACCAGTAAATACAGCTAATTTAAGTTTCTTCTATACTTTACCTTCAGGAGTTTTAAAAGGACTTTCTTTTGGAGCAATCGGAAACTATATTGGAGATCGTTTAGGCGGATGGAATGATGATTACTTATGGACAGAAAACAAACCTACAACTAATCCAAAAACGTATACTGTAACTATCAGAGATCGTGATATTCCGTTAGAAGGTTATGTAACAATTGATGCCTCTGTTGGATATACGTGGAGAAAATTCTCTATTCTTTGTAAATTATCAAACATTACAAACGAATTAAACTATACAGTTCACGAAAATTATAGTGTGAACCCAATCGCGCCACGTCAGGTTATGACAAGTTTGCGATATAAATTCTAAACTTTTGAATTAGTTTATAATCCATCAAAGCTTTTCTTTATTTTCATTTCAAAAATTCAAAAAAGCTTTGATTGTTAAATTTCAATCCAAAACCTCATTTTATCTAAAATGAGGTTTTTTCTTTTACAAAAAAATCTATCTCATTTATAATTACTTTTGAGGGAGTAATTCATTTTCAAAAACTAAAAATAAACCATGTCAAATTCTGCCAAAAACCAATTAACGAAAAGTCTGGGCTTCAGTTTTAATATTGCTGTCTTAATTGGAGGAACAATTGGAGTCGGAATATTAAGAACACCAGGAACTATTGCAGAAATGCTCCATAATTACTGGCTTATTATTGCGTCATGGCTTTTTGGTGGTTTGTATGTTTTGCTGGGTGCCAATTCCTACTCAGAATTAGCTACAATGTTACCTAAAGCGGGAGGATCTTACAATTATATCAAAAGAGCTTTAGGAGATTATGCAGGATTTTTATCTGGTTGGTATGATTATATTGTCAATGCCATTCCGCCTGCATTTTACTGCATCGTAATTAGTGAATATACTATTATTTTATTTCCTGATCTTTCCCCTTATTCGACTGTAATATCAATTTCTTTATTAGCAGCATTTGTATTACTGCATTTAAGCGGCGTAAAAAACGGAAGTATTATTCAGCAAATTACCAGCTTCTTAAAAGTGATTTGTTTCGTGGCATTGGTAGTGGCCTGCTTTATGTATTCTGGTGCCGATGTACCAAAAATTAAAACGGATAGTTCTGTCTTTCAAATCGGGATTATATTTGGATTCTTTAAATCTTTACAACTTATTATCGGAACTTATAATGGATGGAACGGCGTTTGCTTTTTTGCTGAAGAAAATGAAGATCCTGGTAAAAACATTCCGAAATCCTTGTACAGTGGTGTTTTATTGGTTATCGCTATTTATGTTTTGGTAAATGCAGCCTTTTTTCACGTGTTGCCAATTGAGACAATAGCAAAATCAAATCTTGCTGCTGCAGATGTTGCAAAAATTCTCTTTGGAGAAAATGGAGCTAAAATCGTAACCGTGATTTCTATTTTCTCTTTAATTAGTATCCTGAATGCTTTTATGATGATTCCGCCAAGAATTCTTTACGGATTAAGTCGTGACGGATTTTTTATCGAAAAAGGAACTACTGTAAATAAAGGCGGAACACCAATTGTTGCGCTTTTGATTTCATCGCTTTTTAGTCTGTTTTTGATTTGTATTGGTTCTTTTGAAGTCTTGTTTTCATTCGCTGCTTTTATCTCAATCATTGTTTGGGGACTTGCCTATTATTCTCTTTTAAAACTAAGAACCAAAGAACCGGATTTACCCAGACCTTATCGCTCTTTTTGGTATCCCTGGACCACAATATTTGCCATAATTGCTTCTATCGCATTGTTAATGGGGTTTATATACAGCGATCCTAAAAGTTTTATAATCATTGCAGGAATTACAATGATTTCTTATCCCTTGTTTTTGACTTTAAGAAAAAGAAAGTAAACTACTCATTTTAAATAGTCTCGAATTTTATTTTAAAACCTTTCGCAGTAAAATAATTTGTGATCCCGATAGCTATCGGGAGTGGCGGAAAAAAATCTTAACTCAGAATTTTCTCCTGACACACTGTTGTCACTTTATGTGATTTAATTTGTCTTATAAAACAAAAAAAATGAGCAAACTAGATTTAACAAAAACGGATAAAACATATTACAACGCAAAAGCTAACCCGGAAATACTTTATATCGAAAAAACGAATTATATATCAATTACAGGTACGGGAAATCCTTCGGGAAAGATTTTTCAGAAAACATTCAGGCTTTGTATACCACGGCTTATGTGATTAAATTTATGCTTAAAGCACTAAATAATGATTTTGTGGTTCCAAAACTGGAAGCTTTATGGAGTTTTGATAATGAAAAATATGCATCTGTTTCGATGGATGAAGCTCCATTAAAGATACCCCGAAACGAGTGGAATTACAGAATCATGATTAGAATGCCGGATTTTGTAACTAAAGAGCAAACTAAGGGAGCCATAGATATTGCTGTCAACAAAAAACAAAATGAATTAGCCCAAAAAATTGAATTCTACGAAATGACAGAAGGCAAAGTCATTCAGATTCTTCATATTGGACCTTTTGATAATGAACCGCAAACACTGAAAAAAATTCTGAAGTTTAGTACTGAAAATAATTTACAGCAAAACGGATTGCACCATGAAATTTATTTATCAGACTTTCGAAAAACAGCTCCCGATAAATTAAAAACTATACTGAGAGAGCCTGTAAAATAAAAACCCGACAGATTTTAAAAACCTGTCGGGTTTGATTTATAAATTAAACGAGAAACTGATTCTTATTTCAAACCAGCTAAACTTTGCTCGATTGTAGCAATTTTTGCTAAAGCATCTGCTTGTTTTTGTTTTTCTATGTTCAAGACTTTTTCCGGAGCTCCGTTTACGAATTTCTCGTTTGATAGTTTTGCTTCAACAGATTTCAGGAATCCTTTTGTGTAATTTAATTCTTCTGTCAGTTTTTTAATTTCAGCTTCTACATCAATATTTCCTCCAGAAACAGGAATAAAATATTCATTAGATTTTACGCGGAAAGATAAAGCGCCATCAACCTTTTCAGCAACATATTCGAATGCAGAAATATTCCCTAATTTGGTTATAACCGAATCAAAATAAGTAGAGAATTTTTCGCTGTTTATTGCTTTTAATTCAATACTGTCTTTCATTGCGATATTCTTTTCTTTACGAATTGTTCTAATTCCTGAAATTACTTCAAGGGAATTTTCAAAATCAGCAATTAATTTTGCATCAAAAGGTTTTAATTCCGGCCAGGTTGAAACAATTAGAGCCTCTTCTGGTGTTCTATCTCCAATTAAGTGCCAAATTTCCTCCGTTAAGAAAGGCATAAATGGATGAAGTAATTTTAGATTGCTTTCCAGCATTTCGATCGCTTTTGCGAAAGTTATACTGTCAATTGGCTGCTGATACGCCGGTTTGATCATTTCTAAAAACAAAGAACAGAAATCATCCCAAACCAATTTATAAATTGCCATAAGTGAATCTGAAATTCTGTACTTCTCAAAATTATCTTCAATATCAACTAAAGTTTGCTGCAACTTAGCTTCGTACCATTCAATCG
The sequence above is drawn from the Flavobacterium sp. N2038 genome and encodes:
- a CDS encoding DUF4198 domain-containing protein; translation: MKSKTFKLITFAFLMLFTAPQIFAHALWIDTKATGTKGKAQEISVYFGEFSENDITKADKWFSDLKDFSLVVISPSKKETKLTAKALDNKYQAFFTPDEDGVYTIVMHHTVRDVYGTMKLDYNSSATVVVGNKTAGNYATANKNQIGLFSENADVAKKNEKISGFALYEGASAKKTKIKVIAPNGWEKELWTNDKGEFSFTPIWSGNYMVEYAHTDKSAGEHNGKKYDEIWKMATYQITVK
- a CDS encoding TonB-dependent siderophore receptor, encoding MRNSLLLALSFISFATYSQDYTSADNTTTLNDTVKNKKGEILNEVIVTKTKEPKPVTAVRSGLKPMDNPQSIQVIGSEVIEQQQAIRLSEVLKNANGVYVGSARGGAQESFFSRGYDMSANNMFKNGFRYNSGSIPDVSGLDKVEFLKGSSALLFGNVAPGGILNLVTKTPSFTSGGEISMQMGSYAYYKPAFDFYGPLSKSIAFRINGSYENSESFRDVVKNERLYVNPSLLFIVNPRTQITVQGDYLTADWTPDFGTGIIGKEILDLPRNAFFGSLWSNGTTKSSSASVLLNHDFNKNWKLNFNSSYQTYNRTQKSTAQLSGLDDTKIYPTPGYWNRGLTQGKNLEQILGDQLSLQGNFNTGSVKHQIFTGVDWENSFATAYTYAFSEEKVKVNGKYDPSLYDTIYLYDFDPSTQRNDIPNARATQIGKTETNRFGVYFQDLISVTDKFKVLAGIRWSWQEAEVTTYKETSTGAGNPEKAVPTVTPKRLDNAFSPKVGLVYQPLKDMSLFASYSSSFTPNTGTTIDLQPLEASIIDQYEAGIKKDFWNGALSTNVTVYQITNSNLAQTAEFLADGTTLNTDTTKKTLGGGTKSKGVEIDITAKPVEGLSIIGGYSYNDMRYTNTSGTNGSFVEGDRVARTPVNTANLSFFYTLPSGVLKGLSFGAIGNYIGDRLGGWNDDYLWTENKPTTNPKTYTVTIRDRDIPLEGYVTIDASVGYTWRKFSILCKLSNITNELNYTVHENYSVNPIAPRQVMTSLRYKF
- a CDS encoding APC family permease, with protein sequence MSNSAKNQLTKSLGFSFNIAVLIGGTIGVGILRTPGTIAEMLHNYWLIIASWLFGGLYVLLGANSYSELATMLPKAGGSYNYIKRALGDYAGFLSGWYDYIVNAIPPAFYCIVISEYTIILFPDLSPYSTVISISLLAAFVLLHLSGVKNGSIIQQITSFLKVICFVALVVACFMYSGADVPKIKTDSSVFQIGIIFGFFKSLQLIIGTYNGWNGVCFFAEENEDPGKNIPKSLYSGVLLVIAIYVLVNAAFFHVLPIETIAKSNLAAADVAKILFGENGAKIVTVISIFSLISILNAFMMIPPRILYGLSRDGFFIEKGTTVNKGGTPIVALLISSLFSLFLICIGSFEVLFSFAAFISIIVWGLAYYSLLKLRTKEPDLPRPYRSFWYPWTTIFAIIASIALLMGFIYSDPKSFIIIAGITMISYPLFLTLRKRK
- a CDS encoding GyrI-like domain-containing protein — its product is MLKALNNDFVVPKLEALWSFDNEKYASVSMDEAPLKIPRNEWNYRIMIRMPDFVTKEQTKGAIDIAVNKKQNELAQKIEFYEMTEGKVIQILHIGPFDNEPQTLKKILKFSTENNLQQNGLHHEIYLSDFRKTAPDKLKTILREPVK